gttcctggggatggctgggagcagatttttcccctctcttctcGTCCCTGTGCCCAAATAATTGTCCCAATGTTGCATTTGTGGTTTAGCTGCTACAAAGCACCTCAGGTGTGAGTTTTGAGGGCAGAGGGCTGAAAGGAGGGACTGGGGTGGAAGAAGTTGCACCTCTTGAGATGTGTCTATAAAAgcaccctgcagccagcacagctgcacccTGTGTTCCTCACAGCTGGGTGGGTGCTGATGGATAGTAAGAAGCTTTGTGCTTCCCTAACTGAATTTTTAGGCTTAATTTGAACTGCTTTTTCCTGTCCCCGAAAAGCTGAGTGTTTCTTAAAATGTCTAAAGACGCTCTTGTCTAGAGGAGTTTGCAGATCTGTTGGCTCCTCTGATCTCCTAGCTTGCTGCAGGACTTTCTGGCACCCTAGGAAGGGGTTGGTCATCTTCTTTTGGGGACTGAGAATCCCGAGAGGAGTTAGCTGGGAAATCTCGTCCCGGAGCTGTTGCATATGGAGCAGGCTCTGTGGGGATTGAAACACAAATGATGTGGGAGGCCCCACCCGGGCAGGGCGATGGGAGCAGGGTGGCTCTGGGTGGAGGATTTGCAGCTGGAGGATGAAGCTGAGTTAATTTCCTGAGTGAGTGGTGATGACAGAGAAAccagcaggtgctggggaaACCAGgcaaaaatcacttttcctcAAGAATTTGGGACTTGAGAGTGGATTGGGAGGCCTTTCTCTCCCAAAACCCACCCTGTGGGGCTTTATTTTTAGGTGGATGGCGTGGAGGGAGAACAGATGTTCTCGAggacttatttttaaaacaaaatcactcCTCAAGCTACAGAATTAGCTCAGAAAAGTCACTCCTTGCCCTGAAAGATGCTCGAATGGAAAACTTCCTGGCATCTCCATTCCCAGCGTGGGTGGGATAAAGGTGCCACCACAGCTCCGGCTCTGGGAGAGCCACGTCAGTGGAAACTCCGGGGGCTCGGGGCTCTCAGGCACTCGATCTCCGTCCTGGGCCGTGCAGGCTGCACCCCAcaacagctggagcagctcagaaatCCCAGGGTCCAAGGAAGgcgcagggctgggctgggctctgggagtgTCCGTGCTGGCCGAACGAAAGGGTGTAAATTGATCTTGGAGAATCCTCTGGGAGGGATTTTGGTGAAAGCACAGGCATCCCAGATCCgtgctgggacacagggaatgcCCGGCCACGGCCTCTGCAGAGAAACCTCCTGTCCTgcttccccctgcagcccctctcggAGCTGGCACACATTTCTGTGCCTCCCGCTCTGCTCCAATCCAGGattttcctgctcccagcccccgGCTGTGCTGAGGGGCTCAGCCCGGAGCCCCCtgaccctggggctgctgctggccctgctgggccGTGCCACAGCCCCGGATCCTGCCCTGGAGGAGGCCTGGCAAGGGCGGAAGAGTCTCTGTGCCAAGGAATGCCTGGTCCCTTTGTCCCCTGACCGCCGTGcccgtgtccccctgtccccatgtccccctgtccctccgCGCTCCCCGCCGCTCCGGCCCGCCCGGGCTCCTGCCCACACCCAACATGGCCGCcgtgccgccgccgccggcctGACCCCTGCCGGCCGCCGTAGCCGCGTTTCCTCTCCAAGATGGCGGCGCCCAGCGGGAGGAGCGGCGGGCTCGCGTGGGCCGCGCTGGTGCCCGcggccctgctgtgcctggcgGCTCGCGCGGCCGCGGGACCGGGCACGGCCTCGGACGCGGCCCAGAGCACCGCCGAGTTCGACGTGCGGCCCGGCGGGGAGGTTCATTCCTTCTCCCGGAGCCTGGTGAGCGGCCCGGAGGGAGGGAGCGGGAGCGGAGAGGGTACGCGCCCCTCGCTGATTGGCTGAAGGACACGTCACTCATATCGCCTGCTCTGGGGATTGGCTGGGCTCGAGGGAGGGCGGGGCGAGCGGGGGGGGGGTTCCCCAGGGAGAGAGGGGTCTCCAAAGGGGGCTACAAGGGCAGGGGGACCCCAGGGGTCTGCAGGGGAAAGGGGGTCCCCAAAGGGGGCTACAAGGGCAGGGGGACCCCAGGGGTCTGCAGGGGAAAGGGGTCCCCAAAGGGGGTCCCCAGAGGCAGGGGGACCCCAGGGGTCTGCAGGGGAAAGGGGGTCCCCAAAGGGGGCTACAAGGGCAGGGGGACCCCAGGGGTCTGCAGGGGAAAGGGGGTCCCCAAAGGGGGCTACAAGGGCAGGGGGATCCCAGGGGTCGGCAGGGGAAATGGGGTCCCCAAAGGGGGCTACAAGGGCAGGGGGATCCCAGGGGTCGGCAGGGGAAATGGGGTCCCCAAAGGGGGTCCACAAGGAGGGAAGGAGTCCCCAGGTGGGGTTCTCCAGCAGAAGTGGGTCCCCAAGGTGGGACAGTTTCTATATCAAGGAGGCCCCCAGGAGAAGGGGGGGtaccccaagggcagggagaggggaagggggtCTCAGAGAAAGAAGGGTCCTCTTGGGAGGGGGCTCAGCAAGGGAAGGGCCccagtgcaggaggggctgggggtccctgggcaCCCCAGAACACTGGGGTGAGtcctcagcccagctctccaggcaggaggaaatggtggtgccaggggaggtttaggctggatattggAAAcattcctcatggaaagggagGTCGGGCACTGGCACAGTGGCACTGGCAGAGTCCCCATCCCCAGAGGGATTTAAGGCcgtgtggcacttggggacagggtcagcgtggccttggcagtgctgggcactgttGGACGTGGTGCCCTGGGGGGGTTCTCAGCAGttcctgggtgctgtgggagaaaagctgctgctaaaggaggctgctgctgttcctctctCTGGCAGGGGGATTACAGCTGCTCCTTCACCTACTCGGCCCAGGGCGGCACCAACGaggtgagctgggctgggctgggcagtcCTGCTGCAatcagctcctcttcctcaccctgGCAGGAGAAGAGGCTGGCAAGGGTTTGTGTGAGAGCAcaggcctggctgcagggagcagaaggggctgccagccagggctggggggtggtGGCTGATCCTGGAGCCCCcgctggagctggagggagctTGGGAGAtcctgggagctcctgctggagctggaaggagggATTGGGGGATTCTGGagcccctgctggagctggaggggggTTGGGGGATCCTGGagcccctgctggagctggaaggagggGTTGGGGAttctggagctcctgctgcagctggaagggggTTGGGGGATCCTGGagcccctgctggagctggaggggggTTGGGGGATCCTGGagcccctgctggagctggaggggggTTGGGTGATTCTGGagcccctgctggagctggaaggagggATTGGGGGAttctggagctcctgctgcagctggaggggaggGGTTGGATGATTctggagctcctgctggagctggaggggggTTGGGGGATTCTGGagcccctgctggagctggagggggcTTGGGGGATTCTGgaggccctgctggagctggaggggggTTGGGTGATCCTGGAGCCCCTGCTGGAGCTAGAAGGAGGGATTGGGGGATTctggagctcctgctggagctggagggggcTTGGATGATTCTGGagcccctgctggagctggagggggcTTGGATGATTCTGGagcccctgctggagctggagggggcTTGGATGATTCTggagcccctgctgcagctggagggggcTTGGGGGATCCTAGagcccctgctggagctggaggggggTTGGGGGATCCTGGagcccctgctggagctggaaggagggATTGGGGGATTCTGGagcccctgctggagctggagggggtTGGCCCCGCAGGGTCCCCCCCGCTGACCCCGATCTCCCCGGTGCAGCAGTGGCAGATGACGGTCGGAGTGAGCGAGGACAGCGccctcttctcctgctccatctgGAGGTgtgtcctgggcacagccaccgCGGGGCAGGGACAAGGGCCCTGCAAGGGTTTACACCTGGTCAGGGAGGGTTTTCCtcccccagggatgctctgggcagctgttgGTTTATAAAGTCTCtgttcccctctcccctgccctgcacgAAAGCTACAGGAGATCcagaggtggctctggggggagggagggagccagGAATccttcactgctctgctcctcctcccctgcaccTCGGTGCCGATGACAAaggctctgctttctctttcagGCCCCAAGGGAAGTCTTATCTCTTCTTTACCCAGTTTAAAGCCGAAGTGAAAGGAGCCAAGATAGAGTATGCCATGGCTTATGTAAGTCCCAGCTGATCCCGGGGAAGCAGGAGTGTGGGAGGCTGCTGTAAAACAGGAATTAGACATGGAAAACATTTATTAGACATCTGTGCCATAAAATGTGCTCCAGCACGTCCCTAATTAGAGACTggtggcaggcaggagaggggctgcaggtgggcagcctgctccattGTGTTCTGCCCTCTCAGTCCCAGGAATTGCTGGGAGGGGGCTCCAAAGGCACCGGGGCACAAAGGGACTCTTGGGTTGCCTCAACAAATTGCATGTGACAAAGCAAGTGAAATCTCTGCTGGTGTTTTTGTCTGGCTCATTCTTCCATTTCCCAGTTTCCAGGGGTGAGGCTTTCACTCACGCCAAGGACACGAGTCCGTGGtttaacaggaaataaaaaatcagaCAGAGTCTTTCCTTCAGACTTCCTTTGTGCACTTAATTCTTTCACTGCACGTAAATCTCAAACCCCTTCATCTTCAGTGGTTGCTGTGAATTCTGTGACCTGTTGGGTTGCCTCAGCCTCTcacccctccttccttcctctttcagtctcaggctgctgcaggtgccctGAACGACATCCCCTTAAagcaggaggagtttgggatcACTGAAACAGCAGGTGTGTgcctgaggggctgggctgggcactcGCCAGGCACCAGCTGATCTCAGTTCctggtggcagtgccctggagctggggctgcagtgctctCAACCCACCACTGCAGCTGGATTTTGTGGGTCCCATCCCAGTTAAATTTCCAGGGGTgtctcccccagcctggcatgtgcaggaggaggaggcaggagcagtgcccagcagcctggggagggctcagcagggctgttctgttcctgcttttccatctgctgacctctctctctctctctctgcagtgtCTCACACGGAAGGCAAGTTCCGTTTCGAGCTGTCCAAGCTGATGATCGTGGCCAAAACCCCCCGTGACGAGCTGTGAGCccaggccagccctgggcagggggcacGGCCACACCAGcatggcagggaagggatttCCTGCTTACCTGcagggtttttcttttggttggCCAAACCTTTTATGTTTTCCGTACTGCAGCGTGCTGGGGACCGACACGAGAGGGGCctggagggctggggacagattTGGGTCAGAGTAacagcccaggagctcctgatCCTCCTGTGCCCCTCcgagcagggcagagctccttGCAGAGGGGCTCCTTATCTGCCTGCCTGGgaagagcagtgcagggagatAAGGGGCTGGGCTTGAGCAGGGCCTGCCACAGGGAGCTGTTAACTCTCCAGTCTCTGGAGGGGAGGTGGGATTGCTCTCTCCACCAGCGTGACAGGAGGAAATAATTAATTCAGGgttggggagggaggggattggCCAAAGCTCTGACTCCGTGGAgagtgtggggctgggctgggggaaggcagagcagctcatcctggCACAATCAGGAATCAATCCAGGCAACACTTCCACGGGTCAGCACAACCACGGGACTATTTTATACCTacagaaaagtgatttttttcttatccaGAGTAATAACAGGGAATGTGCAATTCCTTTCCTGTGTGAGTACAgtacaaataaagaaataaagcatcATGCTCTGGCCTGAAGCTGCTCTGTTTtatccctcctcccctctccagctgtgtGGACCTTTGTTGCTGCTtggccaggaggagctgaggtgtCCCAGGGGAAtttgggggctgcagagggtttgggggggtctTCCAGCTGACACAGACACACCTTGGGaacagcaaagcatttctgGCTGGGCATTGCTCAGCCTCATCCCACCACACCTGCCTGGGATTCCCAGCTCTGGTTCctgtccagcacacagcagcccaggggggACAGGAGTTGTTCTCAAAGGCCACTGGCCCCAGCCCAAGCTGTGTCACACAATTATCAGtgacagctgcagccagccctgtggAATGACAGAGATGGGGCCTTTGTGTCTTTTATTTCATCTTCTAAGGTTGAGTTATCAGTGCCAgagtgggaagggagcaggagcccaTGCCTGGAGACATCCAGGGAACAGGAGGCACCAGAAGGTCACAGAGATAAGGCCAGTGGAGACTGTGTGGTGTCTTGGGTGCTAAAAGGGCAATTTCCAGCATGGGAGTGACCTGAgcatcccctctgctctgggctgtgcctgcctgcagagccacccctgctgccagggctctgcttctGGGCCCTGAGGGGATGTGTGCACCTGGGGGTGTCTGCTGGGGGTGGGATCTCAccaaatcatggaatggttgggGTTTGGAGAGGCCTTAAAGCTCTTCCAGTCCCACTCTTGGCACGgggcagggaaccttccactgtcccagactgctccaaggcctgtccagcctggccctgggcactgccaggcatgggggcaccctgtgccagggcctcccccctcacagggaggaactccctcccaatatcccatcccagcctgccctctggcagggggaagccattcccctttgtccatgcaaacccaggagctgctgggccacTGAGCAGGGACCAGCAGCAATGCCAGGGGACAGAGAGCCACCACCAGCTGGGGGCAAggccagctgtccccagggctcatcctgtcactgtcaccactgcTAGAACAGCCTCACGGAGCTCCCAGGCCACACAGTGAGTTTATTTAAACAACTCATCAGGGCTACAGAGTTTGCTAAAAACGAACATCACTCAGTCAAGGGCGTGGAAAAGGGATGAAATCCCAGGGGGGCTTTGGATGACCACCAAGGACAGCGTTGGAGCTGCCAGGTGGCACCACCACAGGAGGCTGGTGGGTGGTTCCAGgatgcagcagctcccccagctccctgccagccctcccccAGGTGAGGAGGGATCCTCCTGGCCTCAGGGATTTGTCTTTGAGGACACCTAAGCCCAGGCAGAAGCACCTTCCTGCCTGAGGTAGCCAGCACAAGTCTGGACCACGATTTGCTCCCACCACgttgtggagctgctggaaggaaacCAGGGCGTTCCAGAGCCCTCCAGTCAGGGGGTCTCAGAAGTGTTCACCCCAACACGTCCCACCTCTCAGAGACACCTCAGAGGTGCCTCACACCGCGAGTCTTTGGTTCAGTTTCCCCGCAGAGGGAACAGAGTTCAAGGCAAAGAGTCCAAACCCTTGGACTCAGAGCTAAAGGCACTTGGTGGGCAAAGGAAATCCAACTGTACAGCAGGGGCCCAAAATCCCAGGACGGCCTGGAGAGGGCTCAGCCCAGGCCAGGGAGGGGTTTGCAGACCCTGGGCAAGGGGGACACAAAGCCAAGAGGTTCAGTCTCTTGGAGAAACGAGAACACGAGCGAgcactgcagaggaggaggaggaggaggaggaggaggggacgGCGAGCCCGGCAAGGTCAGCGCAGACGCCGCATCTTCGGCCTCACGCGAGGCAGAGTCCGGCTGCCAGGAGCCCCCCTCAGatgctctcctcctccagcatctTGTTGAGCCCCTCGCAGATCCTCTGCAGGTGGGTGCGGTAGGGCTCGGCCGGGCCGTACAGCGCCGACAGGAACTCGTAGTCCGCAAAGTGGTTGAAGACGTGGTTGATGCGCGAGTGGGACTTGGCCGTCAGGTGCCCGTTGACCGCCTGGTGCAGCAGGTCCCGGCACTCGGTCAGCACGCCGGACATGACCCTGCGGTCGAAGGTGAAGTCTATCTGGTGGAAGCTGACGGCCGTCATGGCCAAGGTGTGAACCTTCTTGCGGAAGCGCTCcatcaccagcagctcctcggGGCTGAACTGCCCGTTGCGGTAGAGGACCCCCAGCTTCATCACGATCTTGATGAGGTTCTTGATGATCTTCTGGGCCTCCTTGCGGTTGTGGGTGTACTCCTTGGTGGCCCGGTACAGCTCGTCCAGGATCTCGCTGCTGGTGTCGTCGATGAAGGCGTTGGCGATGGTCTTGGTGGCCATTTTGCTCAGGAGCTTCTTCTGGGCCTGCAGGGCCAAGTTCTTGGTGCTGAAGGTGTCCATCTCTGCGGGGGAAGAGGCACACACGGgtcagtccctgctctgcacccaTCCCCATCTCACCTGGGCCGCTGGAGTGTCCCAGTCCGTGGCAGGGGATGTCCCAGTCCATGGCTCTGTGATTCCTCACCTCCCCACGCAGATTTCCAGCAGGAGAAAGAGCATCTCCAGGCAATGGCAAGACTGAGGGAGCtcctgggtgccagggcaggtgaGAGCTGAGCTCACCCCCAGGTTTGGTTGGTGGGATCAGTTAcagggtgctcccagctctctttTCCCAAACCCTGAGGAGAGGTTGGAGCGAGCGAGGTGTCCCTACCTGAGCACTGCCTGTGACCCTCCATCCTGGCGTCCCTCCTGGGACTGACACCTCCCTCCTCCCGGTGCAGGAAGGACTCTTGCCCCATCGTTtgaacatttttccttccttaaaacCTGACTCATTTCCTGCAGggtgagctggggacagcccaggtgGCAGCTGAGTCACCCCCGATGCCATGTGCCACATCCACCCCGGGCTggcggcggccggggcggcACAGCCGGTTTGCAGCACCCAGCACGGGCTGGGAGCCCtcttccctggcactgctcacccTGGAACACCCACACGAGCTGGGACTTGttgtgctgctgccccagcctccTCCAGAGGTGAACAATTCACCCAGACAGGAGCCTCACCTACAGCCCCACTCCCACATCCCGGCGGGACCAAATCCATCCCCTGGGGCAGAAAAAGGCTTTAAACTCTGCTGGGAACGATTAAAACGCCGCCGACCCTGGAGAGGCATCTTGGCCTGGGAAACCGCAGAGCTAC
This genomic stretch from Serinus canaria isolate serCan28SL12 chromosome 28, serCan2020, whole genome shotgun sequence harbors:
- the MYDGF gene encoding myeloid-derived growth factor, which translates into the protein MAAPSGRSGGLAWAALVPAALLCLAARAAAGPGTASDAAQSTAEFDVRPGGEVHSFSRSLGDYSCSFTYSAQGGTNEQWQMTVGVSEDSALFSCSIWRPQGKSYLFFTQFKAEVKGAKIEYAMAYSQAAAGALNDIPLKQEEFGITETAVSHTEGKFRFELSKLMIVAKTPRDEL
- the TNFAIP8L1 gene encoding tumor necrosis factor alpha-induced protein 8-like protein 1 isoform X3, which translates into the protein MDTFSTKNLALQAQKKLLSKMATKTIANAFIDDTSSEILDELYRATKEYTHNRKEAQKIIKNLIKIVMKLGVLYRNGQFSPEELLVMERFRKKVHTLAMTAVSFHQIDFTFDRRVMSGVLTECRDLLHQAVNGHLTAKSHSRINHVFNHFADYEFLSALYGPAEPYRTHLQRICEGLNKMLEEESI
- the TNFAIP8L1 gene encoding tumor necrosis factor alpha-induced protein 8-like protein 1 isoform X2 — its product is MGQESFLHREEGGVSPRRDARMEGHRQCSEMDTFSTKNLALQAQKKLLSKMATKTIANAFIDDTSSEILDELYRATKEYTHNRKEAQKIIKNLIKIVMKLGVLYRNGQFSPEELLVMERFRKKVHTLAMTAVSFHQIDFTFDRRVMSGVLTECRDLLHQAVNGHLTAKSHSRINHVFNHFADYEFLSALYGPAEPYRTHLQRICEGLNKMLEEESI
- the TNFAIP8L1 gene encoding tumor necrosis factor alpha-induced protein 8-like protein 1 isoform X1: MAASAAPARAPAGRRFWDGGVSSVPGGGDGDGDTPSAWHRQRAGQGGSTGCGGAPRHSRSPAAFPVPAPAADSPRPCQETSFSPGGVFTQCLPPGLTPLGTHAPGQRLRLLFAPMATCEGRQPPPTFLPLSPLLFLASPGAEMDTFSTKNLALQAQKKLLSKMATKTIANAFIDDTSSEILDELYRATKEYTHNRKEAQKIIKNLIKIVMKLGVLYRNGQFSPEELLVMERFRKKVHTLAMTAVSFHQIDFTFDRRVMSGVLTECRDLLHQAVNGHLTAKSHSRINHVFNHFADYEFLSALYGPAEPYRTHLQRICEGLNKMLEEESI